In Wenyingzhuangia fucanilytica, the following are encoded in one genomic region:
- a CDS encoding carbon-nitrogen hydrolase, giving the protein MSKLNVGIVQQICTTNKQDNIDKSIAGIKQCAKDGAELVVLQELHTGIYFCQAEEVDMFDWAEPIPGPSYNQFAAIAKELNIVLVTSLFEKRAPGIYHNTAVVFEKDGTEAGRYRKMHIPDDPAYYEKFYFTPGDLGFNPIQTSVGKLGVLVCWDQWYPEAARLMAMAGAEMLIYPTAIGYESTDSDEEKARQRGAWMISQRGHAVANGLPVIAVNRVGFEKDWTGVTNGIEFWGTSFITGPQGEIIWEANQKEELTKVIEIDKKRTEDVRRIWPFFRDRRIDAYGDITKRYID; this is encoded by the coding sequence ATGAGCAAATTAAACGTTGGAATTGTACAACAAATCTGTACAACAAACAAACAAGATAATATTGATAAGTCTATTGCAGGTATTAAACAATGTGCAAAAGATGGAGCTGAACTAGTTGTTTTACAAGAACTACACACAGGAATCTATTTTTGCCAAGCCGAAGAAGTTGATATGTTTGATTGGGCCGAACCTATTCCTGGACCGTCTTATAACCAGTTTGCTGCCATTGCTAAAGAATTAAACATTGTTTTGGTTACTTCTTTGTTCGAAAAAAGAGCACCTGGAATTTATCACAACACTGCTGTAGTTTTTGAAAAAGACGGAACCGAAGCTGGACGTTATAGAAAAATGCACATTCCGGATGACCCCGCTTATTACGAAAAATTCTACTTTACTCCTGGTGATTTAGGTTTTAACCCTATACAAACATCAGTAGGAAAATTAGGCGTTTTGGTTTGTTGGGATCAATGGTACCCAGAAGCAGCTAGACTAATGGCCATGGCTGGAGCAGAAATGTTAATTTATCCAACTGCCATAGGATACGAAAGTACAGATTCTGATGAAGAAAAAGCACGTCAACGTGGAGCTTGGATGATTTCTCAAAGAGGACATGCAGTTGCTAACGGATTACCAGTAATTGCTGTAAACCGAGTTGGTTTTGAAAAAGACTGGACAGGTGTGACCAACGGAATTGAATTTTGGGGAACTAGTTTTATTACAGGTCCGCAAGGAGAAATTATTTGGGAAGCCAATCAAAAGGAAGAACTTACCAAAGTGATAGAGATTGATAAAAAAAGAACTGAAGACGTAAGACGTATTTGGCCTTTCTTTAGGGACAGAAGAATTGATGCTTATGGTGATATCACGAAAAGATATATAGATTAA
- a CDS encoding cold-shock protein: MSNGTVKFFNDSKGFGFITPDDGGRDVFVHINGLTDEIAEGDKVSFDVEEGRKGLNAVNVQVI, encoded by the coding sequence ATGAGTAACGGTACAGTAAAGTTTTTCAACGATTCAAAAGGATTTGGATTTATTACTCCAGACGATGGAGGAAGAGATGTGTTTGTTCACATTAACGGTTTAACAGATGAAATCGCTGAAGGGGACAAAGTTTCTTTTGATGTTGAAGAAGGACGTAAAGGATTAAACGCAGTAAACGTACAAGTTATCTAA
- the nspC gene encoding carboxynorspermidine decarboxylase translates to MDYKQLPSSAFVLEEQLLRNNLSLIKNVQDQAGIEIILAFKGFAMWGAFPIVREYIKGATASSLYEARLCFEEMKTKAHVYAAAYVPDEFEELMSYSSHIVFNSVTQFNKYYPQTLTANHKISCGIRINPEQSDVEVDLYNPSSPKSRLGVLKDFMPEVLPEGVEGLHFHVLCESDSYSLERTLAALEKRFGEYLHQIKWINMGGGHLMTRKGYDTEHLIQLLKAFKEKYNIHIILEPGSAFAWETGVLTSQVLDIVESRGVKTAMLDVSFTAHMPDTLEMPYRPKIVGASDPDENSKFVYRLGGTSCLAGDFMENYAFENELNIGDTLIFKDMIHYTMVKTTMFNGVKHPDICIWTVNNTLKTLRKFNYEDYKSRLS, encoded by the coding sequence ATGGACTACAAACAACTACCCTCTTCTGCTTTTGTTTTAGAGGAACAATTGTTACGCAACAATTTAAGTTTAATAAAAAATGTGCAAGATCAAGCCGGAATAGAAATTATTTTAGCTTTTAAAGGTTTTGCCATGTGGGGAGCTTTTCCTATTGTTCGTGAATATATTAAAGGAGCTACAGCTAGTTCTTTATACGAAGCTCGTTTGTGTTTTGAGGAAATGAAAACCAAAGCACATGTATATGCAGCTGCTTATGTTCCTGATGAATTTGAAGAATTAATGAGTTATAGCTCACATATTGTGTTTAACTCGGTAACACAATTCAACAAATATTATCCTCAGACCTTAACTGCAAATCACAAAATTTCTTGCGGAATAAGAATCAATCCAGAGCAAAGTGATGTAGAAGTAGATTTATACAATCCTAGTTCTCCAAAATCTAGATTAGGAGTTTTAAAAGATTTTATGCCCGAAGTTTTACCCGAAGGTGTAGAAGGATTACATTTTCACGTATTGTGTGAATCGGATTCTTATAGCTTAGAAAGAACATTAGCAGCCTTAGAAAAAAGATTTGGAGAATATTTACATCAAATTAAGTGGATCAATATGGGAGGTGGTCATTTAATGACTCGTAAAGGATATGATACCGAACATTTGATTCAATTACTTAAAGCCTTTAAAGAAAAGTATAACATCCACATTATTCTAGAACCAGGAAGCGCATTTGCATGGGAAACAGGGGTATTAACCTCACAAGTTTTAGATATTGTTGAAAGTAGAGGTGTAAAAACAGCTATGTTAGATGTTTCTTTTACAGCGCATATGCCTGATACTTTAGAGATGCCTTACAGACCTAAAATTGTTGGTGCTTCTGATCCTGATGAAAACAGCAAATTTGTGTACCGATTAGGGGGAACTAGCTGTTTGGCGGGTGATTTTATGGAAAACTATGCCTTTGAAAATGAATTAAATATAGGAGATACTCTTATTTTTAAAGATATGATTCATTATACCATGGTAAAAACAACTATGTTTAATGGCGTAAAACATCCCGACATTTGTATTTGGACTGTAAATAACACCTTGAAAACACTACGTAAGTTTAACTACGAGGATTACAAATCAAGACTTTCATAA
- a CDS encoding saccharopine dehydrogenase family protein: protein MSRVLIIGAGGVGSVVTQKCAASPEVFSEIMLASRTKSKCDAIAALIKDRKIQTAQVDADSVPELVALFNEFKPELVINVALPYQDLTIMDACLETGVNYLDTANYEPKDEAKFEYSWQWAYQDKFKEKGLTAILGCGFDPGVTSIYTAYAAKHHFDEIHYLDIVDCNAGDHGKAFATNFNPEINIREVTQKGRYWENGQWVETEPHEIKQALNYPNIGARNSYVIYHEELESLVKNFPTLKRARFWMTFGDEYLTHLRVIQNIGMASIEPIMYKGVEIVPLQFLKETLPKPEELADGYTGETSIGCRIKGIKDGQEKTYYIWNNCKHQEAFEETSSQGVSYTTGVPAMLGAMMFLTGKWRKPGVFNVEEFNPDPFMELIGQYGLPWQEEINGDLEL, encoded by the coding sequence ATGTCTAGAGTTTTAATCATTGGTGCTGGTGGAGTCGGTAGCGTTGTTACACAAAAGTGTGCTGCTTCTCCTGAAGTTTTTTCTGAAATTATGTTAGCAAGCAGAACTAAATCTAAGTGTGATGCTATTGCTGCTTTAATTAAGGATAGAAAAATTCAAACCGCACAAGTGGATGCTGATAGCGTACCAGAATTGGTTGCGTTATTTAATGAGTTTAAACCTGAATTAGTAATCAACGTTGCGTTGCCTTACCAGGATTTAACCATTATGGATGCTTGTTTAGAAACAGGTGTTAACTATTTAGATACTGCTAATTACGAACCTAAAGACGAGGCTAAATTTGAGTATAGCTGGCAATGGGCATATCAAGATAAGTTTAAAGAAAAAGGATTAACTGCTATCTTAGGTTGTGGTTTTGATCCTGGAGTAACTAGTATCTATACTGCTTATGCAGCCAAACATCACTTTGATGAAATTCATTATTTAGATATTGTGGATTGTAATGCAGGAGATCATGGTAAAGCATTTGCTACCAATTTTAACCCAGAAATTAACATACGTGAAGTGACTCAAAAAGGACGTTACTGGGAAAATGGACAATGGGTAGAAACTGAACCACATGAAATTAAACAAGCTTTAAATTATCCAAATATTGGAGCTCGTAATTCTTATGTTATTTATCACGAAGAATTAGAATCGTTGGTTAAAAACTTTCCAACCTTAAAGCGTGCTCGTTTCTGGATGACTTTTGGTGATGAATATTTAACACACTTACGTGTGATACAAAATATTGGTATGGCTAGTATTGAGCCTATTATGTATAAAGGTGTAGAAATTGTTCCTTTACAATTCTTAAAAGAAACTTTACCAAAACCAGAAGAATTAGCTGATGGTTATACTGGTGAAACTTCTATTGGATGTAGAATTAAAGGAATTAAAGATGGACAAGAAAAAACCTACTACATTTGGAACAACTGTAAACACCAAGAAGCTTTTGAAGAAACCTCTTCTCAAGGAGTATCATACACTACCGGAGTACCAGCCATGTTAGGAGCTATGATGTTTTTAACAGGAAAATGGAGAAAACCAGGAGTATTTAACGTAGAAGAATTCAATCCAGATCCATTTATGGAACTAATTGGTCAATACGGTTTGCCTTGGCAAGAAGAAATTAATGGTGATTTAGAATTATAA
- a CDS encoding agmatine deiminase family protein produces MSNFNRLPAEWEAQSFIQFTFPHPESDWAYMYNEVVTCFVDIINATADFQPVLVGCFNTQTVQQYFNQKTKHPIYFVQVPSNDTWARDHAAITVLKDEKPVLLDFTFNGWGQKFEADLDNQITQNLKTSVFKNTDIKTIDFVLEGGAIESDGEGTLLTTSECLLSKFRNPNMTKNQIEDYLKEIFGVKKILWLDHGYLAGDDTDSHIDTLARLCNSTTIAYVKCDDEKDEHFEALQKMETQLKTFSNSNNQPYNLIALPWPNACFDDDGERIPATYANFLIVNGGVLVPTYNVPQDQEALDIIQTIFPDRKVVGLNCKALIDQHGSLHCISMQYPEKVKLNIS; encoded by the coding sequence ATGTCTAATTTCAACAGGCTTCCTGCCGAATGGGAAGCACAAAGTTTTATACAATTTACCTTTCCACACCCTGAGAGTGACTGGGCATATATGTATAATGAGGTAGTTACTTGTTTTGTTGATATTATAAATGCTACAGCAGATTTTCAACCTGTTTTAGTGGGTTGTTTTAACACACAAACTGTTCAACAATATTTTAATCAAAAAACTAAACATCCTATTTATTTTGTTCAAGTTCCTTCAAACGATACTTGGGCAAGAGACCACGCAGCTATTACTGTTTTAAAAGATGAAAAACCAGTTTTATTAGATTTTACATTTAATGGATGGGGACAAAAATTTGAGGCTGATTTAGACAATCAAATCACCCAAAACCTAAAAACTTCTGTCTTTAAAAACACTGATATCAAAACCATAGATTTTGTTTTAGAAGGTGGAGCCATTGAATCAGACGGAGAAGGAACTTTATTAACCACTTCGGAATGTTTGTTGTCTAAATTTCGTAATCCTAACATGACTAAAAATCAAATTGAGGATTATTTAAAAGAAATCTTTGGGGTGAAAAAAATATTATGGTTAGACCATGGATATTTAGCTGGTGATGACACAGATTCTCATATAGACACTTTAGCTAGGTTATGTAACTCAACAACCATTGCTTACGTAAAATGTGATGATGAAAAAGATGAGCATTTTGAGGCTTTACAAAAAATGGAAACCCAATTAAAAACATTTAGCAACAGTAATAATCAGCCATATAACCTAATTGCATTGCCATGGCCAAATGCTTGCTTTGATGATGATGGAGAACGTATTCCTGCTACTTATGCTAATTTTTTAATCGTAAATGGCGGAGTATTGGTGCCTACCTACAACGTTCCTCAAGATCAAGAAGCTTTAGATATTATTCAAACTATTTTTCCAGATAGAAAAGTCGTAGGATTAAACTGTAAAGCATTAATAGATCAACATGGGTCTTTACATTGTATTAGCATGCAATATCCTGAAAAAGTGAAATTAAATATTTCTTAA
- a CDS encoding GIY-YIG nuclease family protein translates to MFYYVYILKCSDNSFYIGITNNITRRLEEHQSGKHFNSYTYRRLPVELVWLQEFTNPEIAIAKEKQLKGWSRRKKQALIDEDYQKLVHFSQNSLRQAQTDNPKKK, encoded by the coding sequence ATGTTTTATTATGTATACATCCTAAAATGCTCAGATAACAGTTTTTATATTGGTATTACCAACAACATTACACGAAGACTAGAAGAACATCAATCTGGAAAACATTTTAATAGTTACACATATAGAAGACTTCCTGTAGAATTAGTATGGTTACAAGAATTTACAAATCCTGAAATAGCTATTGCTAAAGAAAAACAACTAAAAGGATGGAGTAGACGTAAAAAACAAGCTTTGATTGATGAAGATTATCAAAAATTAGTTCATTTTTCTCAAAATAGTCTTCGACAGGCTCAGACTGATAATCCTAAAAAGAAATAA
- a CDS encoding chloride channel protein, translating to MRKEVIRKGYYNLILNSIWVGILATLLGVSLKNSTAFFEESLLENIEHFPVLYIFLPSIGITIIYFTRKYLFKGKQNKGIKEIFNTLEKRKDELPFYKIPSHYINGFLTVVFGGSTGIEVSTVVATAAIGSSVYKKDKVANAYKTELICAGVAAGVTTLFGSPIAGLLFAIEVISRKVNKTLFLSCAISIAIAQTFIFFFDNKKLFDFEVFNWNYHAIPYMILLSILAGIVAVFFTKSVIFIKTKFAQIKSNFIRVNTGALLVGLGIFIFPALYGDSYHAIPELILTPNYQTISIGFIASLVFIVFLKPIAASLTLGAGGDGGVFAPSIVTGAILGIFIALFCNHFFDTELIVLNFALIGAAAMLSAAIHAPLTALFLTCNIVDNGFALFIPLLIGVYIAKYIAIFLCNYNVYTYEKGKKKLSIQLK from the coding sequence ATGAGAAAAGAAGTGATTAGAAAAGGATACTACAACCTAATATTAAACTCTATTTGGGTTGGGATTTTAGCAACTTTATTAGGAGTTTCCTTAAAAAATAGCACCGCTTTTTTTGAAGAATCTTTATTAGAAAACATAGAACACTTCCCTGTACTCTATATATTTTTACCTTCAATAGGAATCACTATTATTTATTTTACCAGAAAGTATTTATTTAAAGGAAAACAGAATAAAGGGATTAAAGAAATTTTTAACACCCTTGAAAAAAGAAAAGATGAATTGCCTTTTTATAAAATTCCATCACATTACATCAATGGTTTTTTAACTGTAGTTTTTGGTGGATCTACTGGAATAGAAGTTTCTACTGTAGTAGCAACTGCTGCCATTGGAAGTAGTGTTTATAAAAAAGACAAAGTTGCCAATGCCTATAAAACAGAATTAATTTGTGCTGGAGTTGCCGCTGGGGTTACCACTTTGTTCGGAAGCCCAATTGCAGGACTCTTATTTGCAATAGAAGTTATTTCACGTAAAGTAAACAAAACTTTATTTTTAAGTTGTGCCATTTCTATAGCTATTGCTCAAACTTTTATTTTCTTTTTTGACAACAAAAAACTATTTGATTTTGAAGTTTTTAACTGGAACTACCATGCCATTCCTTATATGATACTACTTAGTATATTAGCAGGAATAGTTGCGGTTTTCTTTACCAAAAGTGTCATTTTTATTAAAACCAAATTTGCCCAAATAAAAAGTAATTTCATTCGTGTTAATACAGGAGCTTTGTTGGTTGGTTTAGGAATTTTTATATTTCCTGCTTTATATGGTGATAGTTATCATGCAATACCAGAGCTAATATTAACCCCTAATTATCAAACTATCTCTATAGGTTTTATTGCTTCATTAGTCTTTATTGTTTTTTTAAAACCTATTGCAGCTTCCTTAACTTTAGGTGCAGGTGGCGATGGTGGTGTATTTGCCCCAAGTATTGTAACTGGAGCTATTCTAGGGATTTTTATTGCTTTGTTTTGCAATCACTTTTTTGACACAGAATTAATTGTATTAAATTTTGCTTTAATTGGAGCTGCCGCTATGTTAAGCGCAGCCATCCATGCTCCATTAACCGCTCTATTCCTAACTTGTAATATTGTAGATAATGGTTTTGCTCTTTTTATTCCATTGTTGATAGGTGTTTATATAGCTAAATATATCGCTATATTTTTGTGCAACTACAACGTATACACCTATGAAAAAGGAAAGAAAAAACTTTCTATCCAACTAAAGTAA